The Methanocella arvoryzae MRE50 DNA window TTGAGGAAGCGCCTTTCACCTGTACCCTGCCTTCTCCATCACTCTCTTCACCGACGCGTATCCCTGGCTATCATCGGGCAGATCGAGCAACGATCGCCCTGCTATAACGGCATCCTGGACCTGCCGGTCGAACTCTATCTTACCTAGATACGGCTGGCCAGTCTGCTCGGCCGCCTCCTTCTCCAGCTCTTCTGGAAACAGGCAGCCTCCAACCAGGTAGAACCGGTCGAAGCCGATCTCGATCTCTTCCATGATCCGGAGGGAGCGCTTCGCGTTCTCGAAGGATTTGTGGGACGGCCCCATCACTGCGAAGACGTCGTTCACCTGCGTTGCTATTTTGCGGTTCAGGTGCTCGAGGCCTGCCGGGGAGTCGATCAGGACGTATCTGTAATTCTTAGTGAGGGCCTGCAGGGCACTCTTGAGCGCCTCGTCGGGGAGGCAGTAGCAGCCTTCGATCCACCTGGTTCCGACCGCCAGCAGATCGAATGTCTCGCCCTCGTACAGCCCGTGCTCGAAGATGGCTGCCTCGATGCGATCGGCCGGGGATATGCCCACGGAGGTCCCTCCCTTTTCGAGGAAGGTATCTGTGACCAGCTCAGCGATCGTTTTCACGCCTTCGCTTTCCAGGTCTACGCCTACCATCTCGGCCAGGTTCTGGTCCGGGTCGACGTCTACGAGGAGGACTGGAGTCTCCTCTTTTTCGAGGAAGTACTTCGTCATCAGGGCCACGAAGCTGGTCTTGCCCGTACCGCCGCGGCCGGCCGTC harbors:
- a CDS encoding ATP-binding protein, which gives rise to MKRLVTAGRGGTGKTSFVALMTKYFLEKEETPVLLVDVDPDQNLAEMVGVDLESEGVKTIAELVTDTFLEKGGTSVGISPADRIEAAIFEHGLYEGETFDLLAVGTRWIEGCYCLPDEALKSALQALTKNYRYVLIDSPAGLEHLNRKIATQVNDVFAVMGPSHKSFENAKRSLRIMEEIEIGFDRFYLVGGCLFPEELEKEAAEQTGQPYLGKIEFDRQVQDAVIAGRSLLDLPDDSQGYASVKRVMEKAGYR